In Gossypium arboreum isolate Shixiya-1 chromosome 3, ASM2569848v2, whole genome shotgun sequence, the sequence ttgcctataataatagctttcaatcgagtatcaaaatggcaccatatgaagctttatatggtagaaagtgtagaactccgttatactggtctgagcttagtgagaataagatttatggtattaatctgataaaagaaatagaacagaaagtgaaaataatccgagatagtctgaaagctacctctgatcgtcagaaatcttatacaGATTTCAAATGAAAGGATATCAAATATGAGataggtgataaagtgtttctgaaggtatctccgtggaagaaactattccgatttgataaaaagggcaagctgagtccgaggttcatcggactgtatgaaatcattgagtgagttgggccggttgcttatagattgaagctatcatctgagttagaaaagattcacaatgtatttcatgtatcgatgcttcgacgatacaaatttgatccttcgcatgtaatttcccCATCTAATATTGAAATCCATTCAGATATGACTTGTGAAGAAAAACCAATCTGTATTCTGTCccgtgagattaaagaattacgtaataagaGAATTTCATTAgtcaaagtactgtggcatagacacggagtaaaagaggctacatgggagcctgaaaaTGCAATGAAacagcaatatccgaatctgtttaacagtaagattttcggggacgaaaatccttaaggggggagaattgtaacagtctagttttgaccctagttggaatagtggtttcgagaccacaaatttgagtctaaaaaatattttaatattattttctgtgtctatgatatgagaatttgcatctgtgaaatttctgtgatttaatttgtctatttctgtgcttaattatgaaaaaggattaaatcgcgtaaagtgtaaaagttgagtgctagatgttaaagcacctatttggcttggcttttaaaatatgggtccttgcatgtcaaatttaccatttatgttaatggtggacaattatggacatgttaggtaagttttaatgatttattaatcaagggtaaaatggtaaatggtgtattaaatgaattaaagtaaattaataaacatgaaaatgaagccatttcgTGCATATATtaccgaaaatacaaagaaatagAAAGAAGAAGACTATCCTAGGGTTTGGCCATTGATTTGGTTGATTAAGGTATTACTTCGgtctattttttataatttctacgcttctgtgatcattgcttcgtgttcttcaaagcccatgtctgaatttctgtttctattaaagatttcatgaaatttcattgttgatatcatgagttttgtgatacttttggatgaattatgaaggcttgttagatgagttatatattttgttcttgaatttttactgaaatgagctatttgggctaatttgtgaaaatgagattttgaaggactaatttgtaaatttaacatgttgtatgggcttatatagaagccatgaaaattcggctagcccttgttgcaaagcaattttacatattggtgattttgtgaaaaattgactaaattgtcaaagtgtgaaaatgtaagggctaaaatgtaaagtgccctaaatatgtgtatatggattaaattgaatgaaatgaatgattaaatggttgaatttgtattttattagatcaagaacaaagaaaatcggacttagatcgagggaagtccaaagtagtcgaatagtcgactcatttTCGTCCAAAATCCGTACGATGTAAGTCAAACTACACTTAtgtgttaagttgattaaattctgtgtttataaactgttatctgtattggatggccttgagagcctgataaaaGAATGTTGGTATTGATCTAGATTATAGTataagaccgtgtctaggacacTGGCATTGATTtgaaatttacgtgtaagaccatgtctgagacatcagCATCATATTTGTTTttgtataagaccctgtctgggacagaggcatcgatactgaattacatgtaagaccacgtttgcgatgttggcattgtacttgtctgtgaatatttatttcatttctGAATTGTCCGatgataatgtatgaaatatgaaatgtataattcctACTGGTACGTTCGTATCGTActtaatttctgaatatgaaagactctattTCTGTGAAGTAGGTTctgaaatcatggaaatgaatatgatatgcttacaagcaaataagcatggttaagtttatgaacaactctgagaaatggctatgaattcttatTATTGTTTTGAACTACATATATATGCTTTATGTAATTAAACAAATTGTGTTTcgcttactaagctcttcgtagcttactctgtgtgcttactgtctgttttacaattatcgtagctactgaaggcttaggaatagtcgaggattgtcatcaCACCATCAAACTCTTTTTGATACTTTCAGAAATGTACATaattatgtatggcatgtataagctagaatgGATTAGTTGATATCTATGTGCAAGTtatgccatttgaattggctagcaaatgacatatttgtgtattgttttggtATATGTCTTaatgtgctatgttctaatgtgttttggtcatatttgagcaatgaattggttggaaatgttggtatacttgttgcatattaatgtttgtaggattggaagcatatggggtggcaaattggcttaaactaagcctgcattgtgccatatGGCCAGGGAACGCGgccgtgccttgtggccgtgtgagaaagtcagtagctagctaaattttacacggtcatggcacacggccgtgtctgttggccgtgttaaaaagtcagtataggacctctttttggcacggttggaccacatgggcatgtcttgtgcccgtgtgagtcacacagcctAGTCACGCGGGCGTATGACTTGGTCAGttttgaaaatattgattaagttcTGAAATTTCTGAATGGGTTCGATTTAGTTCTGACCTTCCCTAAATGTACGTTTTAGGTCTCGTAAACCATCTTAATGGCTGAATTGTGGACGAATATttatgtattgatattatatgatatctgtgaatcTGTGTTACTCTGAAATACTCTGTCTGTCATGTGACTCCCCTTTCCTATTCCGGTGACAGTTATAGGATATGGGTGTTACAGGCATTGTATGGGTGTAAGTACCGAGCACCTCTGTATTAGAATGAAATCAGAGAAAATCAGATTCGCAGGGTTAACTTAGTCAAAGAATCTGAAGAGAAAATGAAGataatttgtgattgtttgaaagctgctttagATAGACGGAagtcctatgcggatttgaaacgaaaagagattgagtttcaagttggtgataaagtacttttgaaagtgtctctgtggaaaaaggttttgggatttggtagaaaatgaaagttgagtcctcattttatagggccgtatgagatcaccgAGAGAATAGGGCCGGTTGCTTATCGATTAGCCTTACCATACGAGTTTtgaaagattcacaatgtgttccatgtgtctatgttacgccgTTACCATTCTAACCCTTTACACGTGATTTCACCTACAGAAGTGGAGATACAACTGGATATatcttatggtgaggaaccggttaaaattttagctcggaaggtcaaacaattaagaaataagtGTATTGCCcttgtaaaagtgttatggcaatgacatggggttgaagaggccacatgagAACCCGAGGAAACAATGAGAAGCCAATACCcaaatctttttactggtaagattttcaagaacgaaaattcctaagggggagagttgtaacatctcgattttgggcctagtcagaatagtggttttgagaccacaaatctgaagtagaaatattttttttatgattattttgaggtccatggcatgatttcatgattgtgtaaaagtttcatgaagaaattttgtgaataagtgtccaatttgaattttaggactaaatttcaaaagttgcaaaattagagattctagaagctttaagtatgaaatggctttagattattaatttgagatccttaaatagaaattttcccaatttctattttttatggacaaaaataggcatgcatgggtaaaattttaaagaaaggcattaagggtatttttgtcatttggtaaataaaagaattaaaggggaaaatgaagtgaaaatctggtccatcttcttcaagggtgtgccaaaatttctaaggaccatagctaaggtttttcttcaacttttcaagcttgaaagtaagtacatcctagcctcgttttttatgttctttatgtttttgagatccttgaagcatgatctagctatttctaccattattttgagctagggttcatgttcaaaaacttatccATGTGTTTCATGCATGAATTTTGGtctttaatggaagaatatgaaagtttgatgcatgataaacatcttttactaagtgatttttcatgaaaacccctaaaaggacctttttgtaaaagttgtaaaaatgagtACTAAAAAtctaaattgaagaaaaatgtgggtttttatgagtatatgttaggttcggctaggcttgggtaacaaagaaaaagagtacatttcattttacgagcctagggactaatttgtaattatatgaaagtttaggggcaaaatagcaagatcttggactaaatcgaattaattgtccatattttgtaccgaggtaagtttttgtgtAATTGATACagcattttattatgtatttaacATTTAAGGTTGCATAGATTGTATATTTGTATTGGTGAATATTATTGATGTTGTCCAACAAGGGTTTGAGGTGACGAAAGCCAGTTGAATCTTAGGAACACTTAGGGTACAAATATCTTGACATTTGGGTTGATGAGATCCCATACaagaccatatctgagacatggcatcgatatttgtatatgttatcatgtaagaccatatctgggatatggcgttaatatgagatttcgtgtaagaccacatctaggacatggcatctaAATGAGATTTGGtataagaccatttctgggatatggcatcgatatgagatcccttgtaagaccatgtctgggacatgacattggtATCTTATTGTGTGTATGAAAATCCCGAGTATCCATAGTATTCCAAGTTGTTCAACGAGTAGTTTAAGGATTGGTCAAAGAAATGATGAGGTataatcatgttgaaagggtacaggtatgtacaccaaGCTAGTAGTTATTGAGATTACGAAATGATAAAACTTTGgtaagaagtgaatgaatgaattatgatcttGAGTTTATTATTCACTATGTAAATGACATGAGTTAAAGTTcatctatgatacttgatgacattgtgataaattATGTTAAGTTATGTGTATAATGATGCATGgttaattttgttaatatttatatgcaaacttactaagctttaaggttactctctttcttctccatttttcttatagtatcaccaagctagctcggggatcgaaggacatCGGAGcttgattcacactatcaaactaatctcttgggtatagtgaatttaagtattttgagtatggcatgtatagggacttggtctttttgttatacgCCATATTGATttagtcaaatgtgttggcttatgatgatatttgattcattttgtataaggccatgtgGTGTGGCTCATAATGAATGTTGGGTTGTAAACCAATTCAtttatgcatgtatgtgccaatgccATTATGATATGGCTCAAGGTTATCGATGGTTGAATGATAATGGTAGTTTGGTGTGTGAATAAGTTAATATgataatgcatgcatgcaatctAGGAGATATTGTTTATTTGCATACGTGTGTGTGTTGGTAAAATTGGTTTTTTCCATGATATGGAGTCTTAATTAAGTATATGAAATTATGTCATGTGAGATGCCATTGAAGTCTatttgtgtatatgaaattaagggtgcaaattggcttggaaaatagcctcaaagattgtccacacgggtaaacaccTGTCCCATGGGCGTATGgtctggccgtgtgccccttgcaccctaattaatgcaaaatagaatgcccagtagtaaatacacaggcagagacacggccgtgtgtctcagccgtgtggagggcacggccttgagacatgggcgtgtgccttggtcgtatGAATTCTGCACTTAATTTcgggaatttaattcaccacggcctaagcacacaggcatgtgctgtggccgtgtgacctaattttgctaatgacgtcataaatagagagttacatgggctgatgACAAGGGCAtatcccaagccacatgggcgtgtgtgatcacacggcctacccacatggtcgtgtgactctccaaaacatgaaaattttctaagtattgtaAAAGTTTcgaaggttctcggtttagtcccgaattacttctgatgtatgttttaggcctcgtaggcccataatagggatgatatgaatataatagaaagttttaaatttggacaaaaattcatgtctcggttttgtatgaatgtatatgtttaagtccgataatgcctcctACCCTATTTCGGCGTcaaatacgggtaaagggtgttacatggaTATATTAGTTGGAATAAGATCAATGGTTGAGTAAAATGGCATCGAGAGTATGAGTTCTTGTCAGGGATATAGTGCACCCGGTAACGATGTTATTATGTTAGTTAAGTTACAAGGTAAGCTAGATAAGAACCAACTGACTGTGAAACATGATAGTTAAAAGATAAGGGGATACTCAATTAGGTTTCTCAAAAGTTGTAGAATTTTGATAAGGACCtagattataataataaatattcaaGTTTGAAAAAGGGaagttctctttttctttctttaaaaatATGGTTGTCTAAGACTTGAGGAACCGAAAACATTTCTTTAAGCTGAAGTTTAGATCCCAAATTTTATCAGTGATTACTCTATATCAGGGTAAGTTTTATGACTCTACATATTATGCTATGAAAGAATAGGTCTGTAATAGTTCATGAATAGTAAGATGAAGTAAGGCTTTTTATGGGGTTCATCTAGGTTTGAGATGATGGTAAAGGTTATTCGAATGAGTTATAATGGTGTTTCTCTGTTGTATAAGCAGTGGTTGTTGTAGTATCTTATTGAATGTTGGATCTAGAGTTTTGAACTATAGTAGGTGAGAATCAGGTGAGTCCCTAAACTGACTCTTGTATGTGCATTTTTTACATGAGATACTTATGTGGGAATTGTTTGAACTATGAAACTAGAACCAGAAAATTATAGTAAGAATGTTTGTTGAGAATAACATGTATAGTTTGTGTAGAATCTGACAAGTTTAAGTGTTAAAAATTCTGATGTTGAAGCATAGTTGTATGGGTATATCGGGTAAATATGCAATGAGATGTGAAATATTTTGGGTGTATGTTAATGTGTGAAGTGTTGAGTCTTAAGTAATGTCAGTACATGAAAGGTCTATCAAATGAGTTTGTGTCTGTTGACCGCGGTGAAGTCTAAAGGGTTCTGTTGAGACTAAAAACACGATATCTGATATGAATCATGAAGGAAAAGCCCATTGTCATGGCACCTTATGAAGAGGAACTAAAGGAAGGTTATTACATAATAGGGTTCCCTATGTGTCCCAGGGCGATCATGGGCAAACCTCACGTAATGTGAGTTTAGGCAAATTCATATCGTAAACACGTCAAAAAAGAAAAGCCTTTGTGGCGAAATTTGAAAGGAAGGCCCTTAAGTAAACTCCGTAAAGAACACCTTTGTAGCGCACTCTTAAGAACCACCCTCATGGAGAACTATGAATAAATAGTCTATGTGGCAAACTCTGACGTGATAGCCTTTATGACGAAAACTTAAAGGAACAACTTACATGGCGAAGTCTGAAAGTAATGCCTATGTGGCGTATCCTAGTTAGGCTTTCAATGGTGTACCCTAAATGAATGATTCATGTGGCAGATTCTATATTAAACTATTTTGACGCAATCAATATGACTTGTAAGTGTGATTAGAAATATCAAAAAGGCATAGTGTCTTCATATGCTACAGTAAAGTGTTATGCAAGACCATGATTCAACTGTGTGTAATGAAGTGATGAGATGCTGAAGAGGTGATGGGTAAACATAAAAGAAGCGTATTTTGAATAAGGATTTTTCTAGGTTTATATCTGAAGGAAGGTACCTACTATTTGTATATGTGATCAAACATGAATTGTGGTGAAACGATGGCTTAAAGTTACGTATACAAGAGTAGCGGTGTTTTGGCTGTATGGACTTTTGTAAAAGGAAATGGGTAAAGACTTATGAAAGATTAGATTCAAAAAAGTAAGTGGCTTATTGAAGATGTTGATATGTAAGTAATGAGTTCAGAGTAAGGTGTGATATTAATAGAGAATGAAGAATGAAATTCTAGGAAAATTATTCGCCAAAAACAAGTTGAAAGACCAGAATAATAAGAACGTTATAACGATTCTTCAACAAAAATGAGCAAGCATTGTGCAGGTAAAGGACCTTTTTCACACTAAATTCTTATGAAATTACGTGTGTGTGTGTTATGTTATAGGTAAATTGATGCGAGTCTACGTCAAGAAGGACAATGTCAGGATTACACCAAGAAGTGGCATATCGGGGTATTATGCATACAGAGCGAGTTAGCGACCCATTTAAAGTTTAAATTACTACTTAAAAATACATGCTTTGGGGTATCTGTAATAGATTAAGTTTTTCGTTTAAATTAGATATTGTTGCAATTTAATTACCTTGAGATGAAGTTGTAATTACTCATTGTATTTACTTATGTATTTTTAGTTTGAAATTATATAATTAAGTTGTAATTATCTGTAAATTATATAAGCAGCTCAAGCTTGTATCTATATTAGTGTAGTAATATCCAAGATCCGAATCCTGATAATCAAATCGAGTTGAAGGTGTTACAAAACTTATTGCATATGAGAAATGTCGTGTATAGCTACTATGGATGAGGCAAATGTTGTCTAATTATTGTGTTGCAACTAGTGTTGTAACAATTTATTTGAACAACACAAGTGCAATAAACATATTTTACATATGGATTACTTTtccttgttatatatatatatatatatatatatatatatatatattagcaaaACTTTATTACACTCAAGTTGGATTCAACAGAAAATTGCAAGAGTTAATACACATATCTTGTTGGattgaaaatttaacttatatatttgtaataaataattttgtatatttgaaATAATCAGCGTATTTAAGAATTATTTGTAAATAAGGAGCTATAAAGAAAACTGATTTGAAAGACCTTGAAGAGTTCGAGCTACACAAGGGCTCAAGCTAGCGGGCCAACAAGGGGAGATTAAAACAATCTTATCAAATTTCCGAATCAAGGATAATTTAATGATTACTCAAAAGGCTATTCAAAGTTCATATTTCAAGTTGATAGGATTAGATTATCCAAGACAAATAACCGCATATATACTACTTTTTATAAAGGCTATCTATTGGCTTACTTTGGTATGAGTTTTTGAGTGTTTTATTTAGTTCACTTTGAGAACGTTTTGAGGGTAACTTCACCTCATACTTCTTAACTTCTGTTGAAGAGTTATTTTCACTTGTATGTGAGATAAATTAGAGAGAGTGATTGCAAACAATTGCTTACAATGGGGTTGCTTTTATCCTCATGTGTTTGGATAGTTAAGGCTATATTTATTGGATGTGTTGTGATAATTGTTTAGTGGATTTATTCTCTGAATTAGAGTCTGTAGAGATAGGATCATCATCCAAACTGCTCCATCGTTACTTCTGCTATACAATTTTCAAAGTTCTATTAAAACAGGTATTGCAATACCACTTTTGACAGAAAAATGCAACATTCGCAAATCAGTGTGCAATTTCAATATATATGACTTCGTACTATTTGTGCAAATAAGAAATTTATCCTGTTGCAGGAATTCTTCTTTATATTGACATAGAAATGGCAGTCACTTTCAGTAAAGTGTACATACAGGCGATGAATATAGTATTGGAATGATGCTTCAGCATTTTGAATGAGAATACTCAATCAAGGGAAGGCGAATTCATGGTTGAGGGTCTTGGGTTGGAAAATTTTTGGACTAGGCCAGGGAGGAGAGGGGGCGGGGGGTTTGCAAGATCTCAAATCAAGTGTCTACTTCAAAAGAGGCTCCTCCTTCTTAACCTGCCAGGCATCCATTCTCTTTCTAGCTTCTTCAACCTGCCGTTTAATCCAAGTAAGAAAGGGGAATAAATAGAGGCAGTGAAATGTCAGAAATTTACATGAAGTAGAATTATGCTTgttttaattgaaaaatatttaaatgattTGACCTCCTTCTTCCAGTCAGTTCGAAATGTGACCCAAATCAAGACCAGGGTTTGCATGACTGTGCCACCAATCATCCCTGACCATATTCCCTGAAACCAAACCATTTATTTTAACTCGAACAACATATTAATACAATTTAATACTCGACCAAAAATATAAGATTTAATAAATTTGAAGtacaaatcatttaaaacatatgGTCAAATACAAGCTTTTGTCTTTATACTATTCAgcttaaaaaaaaattctctttAATTTGCAataattgatttatttattttattaatgccatgttttaatttaatttattaatactattcaaattaaaatataaaaactaaatatcAAGTTATATATAGCACAGCAAGTAACAAACAAAATTTGAggggaaaaagaaaatagaagtgaGTACCTTGGCACCCAGATTGAAGTAAAAGCCAAGAAGAGAACCCAAGGGAACCCCGACAAAGTAATAGCAGCCCACGTTGACATATGCAACAAAAGTTTGCCATCCACACCCAACTGCCAccccttttatatatatacatatacatatacatatcaaaacaaaGATGAAACTGATGATCCAATTGAATTTTTCTTGAAGAGAATTAAATGTTATTACCGGACAAAACAGGCTGAACTCCGTTGAGGATAAGGGTTAATGCTAGAAGCGGACAGAGATCTGAAACAGCCTCCGCCACCACTTCACCCTCTGTGAAGGCGTAGCTAATGACATCACGTAGAACCATTATTATTATTGCCGCCGCCACCGAGATTATGAATGAAAGTACCGTCACTATGACCACCGAGAACGCCGCCGATTTTGGATGTCCCGCTCCTAGCTCGTTCCCAACTCTTACACTGCTCCATTTCCATTCATTTCTTTTGTCAATTATAGTAGGCACTAATTCGCAGGAGAATATGTATATATCGAATTGGATGACTAACCTTGCTGCGGCATTGAACCCCACCGAAATCATAAACACCCATCCAGATATCGTCATGCTGAAAATAATGACCCATTGAAAATTTATTAATCTACCAaaccaatttaattaaattttttagggTTAATATATACCCTCcccaatttatatttatttaatacttaAATCTTTTGTTTTTAGAGCCAGTGAAGAACCTGGGAAGCAAGAAAAGAGAAGATGATTTGAAATGAAAGAACCCAGGCATTTGGCTTTAGAACTGATGCAGGGGAAATTGAGATGGACAGGTTCAGTTAGGGTTTTGTTTTATGTTCTTGGCTTTATAATGGTTGATTGAACCGCCCAAGCTAGCCAATgcatgtgaaattgttggcaagCTAAGGCGAATTTAAGGCTTTGTATCAGACTTTTACTCCGCATCAGGTGATttctttcaaaaagaaaaaaaatttaattgacatctaaatttaaaaattattagcgAAGTTGATTTTTTTATTGGTccaaatgtaaaataaaaataacaatcttAAAAtccaagaaaaataattaaaaattttctaaaatacatGGAATTCATTTAACAAGCaacttttatataattttcttttgaaattatataaaatatataaaattatcattaaaAAACACTTAAACATATGGTTGTGCAAATTTAGACAATAATTTGTTCAAATTCATTAAGcacgtaaaataaaaaaaatattattaggacaggaattaatattttattacctGTTAATCTAAAATCTAATTTTGTTGTAGTGAAGATGATATATAATATTAGTCTGATATGGACATAATTAAGCAGTAGATATAGGACAAGAATCTAGTATTAGTCACTTATTACCTACAGTATATTTTCTTTTTGAAAGCAATATTGGATtggatagaaaaaaaaaaaaagcaaaatcaAGGGCCGGAGTCAAATGAAAATAATAGgcgcaaataaaaaaaaaacaaacgcaCCCACACATTTCGAGAATAAAAAAGACAAAAGACAATGGAAAGTGAATTATTAGTTTCTGAATATACGAGTCTATTTCTATAGGAcattcaatattttaaatgatttctacTTACTTACCAAATGGAGAGTGAATCCAAAGCCAATTCTGGGTTCTCGAGCAACCCTGCAAGCAAAACCAGAATCTGAAAATACCAAGTTTCCAAGCACAACATCACCGCCGACGACGCCGATAACTTGAAGAATCCCGGCAGGCCAGTGAAGGCTTGACTGCTGAACCCATTCCATGTATATTTGCACTTGTCGCTTTTCACTATATACACAAATTGAGCAACCACCACAATCCACCACGACAAGCTCAACACCAAGGACGCACCCAACAAACCAAGCCCCATTTTGTACACCGCCACCCAACTCATCAGCAGATGTATGAATAATGTGGCTGTGGATATGTAAGCGCTAGGGGCCACTATGCTCTGAGCCTGCAGAAATTTCTGAATGGGGAAATTTAAGGCGTATGCGAAGATTTGTGGTATTAGACCATAGACGAAAATTGCAGCGGCGGAAGCAATATCAGGCGATTCACCTAGTAATAATAAGATTGGTTTAGAGAAGACATAGATGAGTGTGAGAAGAATCCCTGTGAAGGTGAGGAGAACTGCTGATCTTTGAAGATATATGCCTAGCATGTCGTATTTGTGTGCTCCAAAGGCTTGCCCGCAAAGCGTTTCCACTGCACTCCCCATTCCTAACTACATGATCCCGGAGTTTAGTTCAATTGCGACTAGTAACCTCATTTATACGTGCGTGTGATTTTATTGTGTTTTTAATTCTATCTATTACCATCAAGATGCAATCTTTGGGAATCTCTaatgtgaaaaagaaaagaaaatagttcaTGTGATGTATGTACGTACCATGAGGCCATAAGCAAAGATTTGGATGCCAGTGTTTCCGAGGGAGGCGGCGGCGAGTTCAAGATTACCGAGATGACCGGAGAAGATTTGGGTGGACATAGACATGAGATAGTTGATCATATAAACAATGACAGCCGGCGCTGCCAAGTGGAAAAGGAGTTTCGATTCGATACATGTCGCTTTTCCCCAACGCTCCAACAAGGAAGAGTTACCGTCCGACAATACATCCTCAAGCTCCGAACTTGTTGATTCGGATTTCGTATCCGAAGTTTGTGATTGAAGCAGAGGTTCTCCGATGGCGTTTTCGTGGAGGGATTCCATTGTAGGCTGATCAGTTATGGCTGTCAGCCGAACAAaagagacttttttttttttgatgaaagAACATAAGAGACTTTATGTATTTATGAGGAAACGCTGGCGGCTTAAATGACAATGAGAGCtggatttggaaatttataaatatatttcataaattagaaaaaaaaagggtAACCAATTAATAGTTTAggaaataatttta encodes:
- the LOC108476569 gene encoding protein DETOXIFICATION 40-like, giving the protein MESLHENAIGEPLLQSQTSDTKSESTSSELEDVLSDGNSSLLERWGKATCIESKLLFHLAAPAVIVYMINYLMSMSTQIFSGHLGNLELAAASLGNTGIQIFAYGLMLGMGSAVETLCGQAFGAHKYDMLGIYLQRSAVLLTFTGILLTLIYVFSKPILLLLGESPDIASAAAIFVYGLIPQIFAYALNFPIQKFLQAQSIVAPSAYISTATLFIHLLMSWVAVYKMGLGLLGASLVLSLSWWIVVVAQFVYIVKSDKCKYTWNGFSSQAFTGLPGFFKLSASSAVMLCLETWYFQILVLLAGLLENPELALDSLSICMTISGWVFMISVGFNAAASVRVGNELGAGHPKSAAFSVVIVTVLSFIISVAAAIIIMVLRDVISYAFTEGEVVAEAVSDLCPLLALTLILNGVQPVLSGVAVGCGWQTFVAYVNVGCYYFVGVPLGSLLGFYFNLGAKGIWSGMIGGTVMQTLVLIWVTFRTDWKKEVEEARKRMDAWQVKKEEPLLK